The following proteins are co-located in the Vespa velutina chromosome 20, iVesVel2.1, whole genome shotgun sequence genome:
- the LOC124956141 gene encoding adipokinetic hormone/corazonin-related peptide receptor variant I isoform X3, which translates to MNSTEDSELPIDMRFNGGHIISIVTYSVLMGISAIGNITVLFLILRSRRSSKSRIYTMLMHLAIADLFVTFLMMPLEIGWAITVSWKAGDAMCRIMAFFRVFGLYLSSFILVCISMDRYYAVIKPLQLLHVDRRGKVMLTIAWLASIFCSIPQMMVFHLETHPNITWYSQCITFNAFPTYTHELTYSLFGMVMMYWLPLLVIIYTYTSILLEICRRSKESVEDRIRRSSLVFLSRARIRTLKMTIIIVAVFFVCWTPYYVMSLWYWIDRTSARKVDQRIQKGLFLFACTNSCMNPIVYGIFNIRDRKKSTTSQCVTSLTNNPKSSLKGRQISYESSKDGSIAKSKDRVVDLQLKTITAKCIRTYESRKDHRASKKT; encoded by the exons ATGAATTCTACGGAAGATTCTGAATTGCCGATCGATATGAGATTCAATGGGGGTCATATAATCAGTATCGTCACTTATAGCGTTCTAATGGGAATTTCAGCAATCGGGAATATTACTGTTCTTTTTCTGATCCTACGAAGTCGTCGTTCATCCAAATCAAGGATATACACGATGCTGATGCATTTAGCTATTGCCGATCTTTTC GTAACGTTCCTGATGATGCCTTTGGAAATTGGTTGGGCGATAACCGTGTCATGGAAGGCTGGCGATGCCATGTGTAGGATTATGGCATTCTTTCGAGTATTCGGACTTTATCTTTCGTCATTTATTTTAGTCTGCATTAGTATGGACAG ATATTATGCAGTGATCAAGCCTCTTCAATTATTGCACGTAGATAGACGAGGGAAAGTCATGTTAACGATAGCATGGTTAGCTTCGATATTTTGTTCTATACCACag ATGATGGTATTTCATTTGGAAACACATCCGAATATTACATGGTATTCCCAATGTATTACATTCAATGCATTCCCAACTTACACACACGAACTCACCTATTCGTTATTCGGAATGGTTATGATGTATTGGTTGCCATTActagtaattatttatacatatacgagTATATTGTTAGAAATTTGTAGACGTTCGAAAGAAAGCGTGGAAG ATAGGATACGTCGTTCGTCTTTGGTATTCCTTAGTCGTGCTAGGATACGCACCTTAAAGATGACTATCATTATCGTTGctgtttttttcgtttgttggACTCCGTACTACGTAATGAGCCTATg GTATTGGATCGACAGAACATCCGCGAGAAAAGTCGATCAGAGAATTCAAAAGGGATTGTTTCTTTTCGCATGCACAAACTCCTGTATGAATCCTATCGTTTAtggtatttttaatataagggATAGAAAGAAG AGTACAACGTCTCAATGCGTAACTTCCTTGACAAATAATCCTAAATCGTCCTTGAAAGGCCGACAAATATCCTATGAAAGCTCTAAAGATGGATCGATAGCTAAATCGAAAGATCGGGTCGTCGATCTTCAACTAAAAACCATCACTG CTAAatgcatacgtacgtatgaatCGAGAAAGGATCATCGAGCTTCGAAGAAAACCTAA
- the LOC124956141 gene encoding adipokinetic hormone/corazonin-related peptide receptor variant I isoform X1 — translation MLKYPEDILNESVSRYVYLKNKGNEREKPRKEGRKEGRKKGKKTRMNSTEDSELPIDMRFNGGHIISIVTYSVLMGISAIGNITVLFLILRSRRSSKSRIYTMLMHLAIADLFVTFLMMPLEIGWAITVSWKAGDAMCRIMAFFRVFGLYLSSFILVCISMDRYYAVIKPLQLLHVDRRGKVMLTIAWLASIFCSIPQMMVFHLETHPNITWYSQCITFNAFPTYTHELTYSLFGMVMMYWLPLLVIIYTYTSILLEICRRSKESVEDRIRRSSLVFLSRARIRTLKMTIIIVAVFFVCWTPYYVMSLWYWIDRTSARKVDQRIQKGLFLFACTNSCMNPIVYGIFNIRDRKKSTTSQCVTSLTNNPKSSLKGRQISYESSKDGSIAKSKDRVVDLQLKTITAKCIRTYESRKDHRASKKT, via the exons atgcTAAAATATCCAGAAGATATATTAAACGAATCGGTAAGCCG TTacgtatatttgaaaaataaaggaaacgaacgagaaaagcctaggaaggaaggaaggaaggaaggaaggaagaaaggaaagaagacaaGAATGAATTCTACGGAAGATTCTGAATTGCCGATCGATATGAGATTCAATGGGGGTCATATAATCAGTATCGTCACTTATAGCGTTCTAATGGGAATTTCAGCAATCGGGAATATTACTGTTCTTTTTCTGATCCTACGAAGTCGTCGTTCATCCAAATCAAGGATATACACGATGCTGATGCATTTAGCTATTGCCGATCTTTTC GTAACGTTCCTGATGATGCCTTTGGAAATTGGTTGGGCGATAACCGTGTCATGGAAGGCTGGCGATGCCATGTGTAGGATTATGGCATTCTTTCGAGTATTCGGACTTTATCTTTCGTCATTTATTTTAGTCTGCATTAGTATGGACAG ATATTATGCAGTGATCAAGCCTCTTCAATTATTGCACGTAGATAGACGAGGGAAAGTCATGTTAACGATAGCATGGTTAGCTTCGATATTTTGTTCTATACCACag ATGATGGTATTTCATTTGGAAACACATCCGAATATTACATGGTATTCCCAATGTATTACATTCAATGCATTCCCAACTTACACACACGAACTCACCTATTCGTTATTCGGAATGGTTATGATGTATTGGTTGCCATTActagtaattatttatacatatacgagTATATTGTTAGAAATTTGTAGACGTTCGAAAGAAAGCGTGGAAG ATAGGATACGTCGTTCGTCTTTGGTATTCCTTAGTCGTGCTAGGATACGCACCTTAAAGATGACTATCATTATCGTTGctgtttttttcgtttgttggACTCCGTACTACGTAATGAGCCTATg GTATTGGATCGACAGAACATCCGCGAGAAAAGTCGATCAGAGAATTCAAAAGGGATTGTTTCTTTTCGCATGCACAAACTCCTGTATGAATCCTATCGTTTAtggtatttttaatataagggATAGAAAGAAG AGTACAACGTCTCAATGCGTAACTTCCTTGACAAATAATCCTAAATCGTCCTTGAAAGGCCGACAAATATCCTATGAAAGCTCTAAAGATGGATCGATAGCTAAATCGAAAGATCGGGTCGTCGATCTTCAACTAAAAACCATCACTG CTAAatgcatacgtacgtatgaatCGAGAAAGGATCATCGAGCTTCGAAGAAAACCTAA
- the LOC124956141 gene encoding adipokinetic hormone/corazonin-related peptide receptor variant I isoform X2: MLKYPEDILNESVSRYVYLKNKGNEREKPRKEGRKEGRKKGKKTRMNSTEDSELPIDMRFNGGHIISIVTYSVLMGISAIGNITVLFLILRSRRSSKSRIYTMLMHLAIADLFAGDAMCRIMAFFRVFGLYLSSFILVCISMDRYYAVIKPLQLLHVDRRGKVMLTIAWLASIFCSIPQMMVFHLETHPNITWYSQCITFNAFPTYTHELTYSLFGMVMMYWLPLLVIIYTYTSILLEICRRSKESVEDRIRRSSLVFLSRARIRTLKMTIIIVAVFFVCWTPYYVMSLWYWIDRTSARKVDQRIQKGLFLFACTNSCMNPIVYGIFNIRDRKKSTTSQCVTSLTNNPKSSLKGRQISYESSKDGSIAKSKDRVVDLQLKTITAKCIRTYESRKDHRASKKT; the protein is encoded by the exons atgcTAAAATATCCAGAAGATATATTAAACGAATCGGTAAGCCG TTacgtatatttgaaaaataaaggaaacgaacgagaaaagcctaggaaggaaggaaggaaggaaggaaggaagaaaggaaagaagacaaGAATGAATTCTACGGAAGATTCTGAATTGCCGATCGATATGAGATTCAATGGGGGTCATATAATCAGTATCGTCACTTATAGCGTTCTAATGGGAATTTCAGCAATCGGGAATATTACTGTTCTTTTTCTGATCCTACGAAGTCGTCGTTCATCCAAATCAAGGATATACACGATGCTGATGCATTTAGCTATTGCCGATCTTTTC GCTGGCGATGCCATGTGTAGGATTATGGCATTCTTTCGAGTATTCGGACTTTATCTTTCGTCATTTATTTTAGTCTGCATTAGTATGGACAG ATATTATGCAGTGATCAAGCCTCTTCAATTATTGCACGTAGATAGACGAGGGAAAGTCATGTTAACGATAGCATGGTTAGCTTCGATATTTTGTTCTATACCACag ATGATGGTATTTCATTTGGAAACACATCCGAATATTACATGGTATTCCCAATGTATTACATTCAATGCATTCCCAACTTACACACACGAACTCACCTATTCGTTATTCGGAATGGTTATGATGTATTGGTTGCCATTActagtaattatttatacatatacgagTATATTGTTAGAAATTTGTAGACGTTCGAAAGAAAGCGTGGAAG ATAGGATACGTCGTTCGTCTTTGGTATTCCTTAGTCGTGCTAGGATACGCACCTTAAAGATGACTATCATTATCGTTGctgtttttttcgtttgttggACTCCGTACTACGTAATGAGCCTATg GTATTGGATCGACAGAACATCCGCGAGAAAAGTCGATCAGAGAATTCAAAAGGGATTGTTTCTTTTCGCATGCACAAACTCCTGTATGAATCCTATCGTTTAtggtatttttaatataagggATAGAAAGAAG AGTACAACGTCTCAATGCGTAACTTCCTTGACAAATAATCCTAAATCGTCCTTGAAAGGCCGACAAATATCCTATGAAAGCTCTAAAGATGGATCGATAGCTAAATCGAAAGATCGGGTCGTCGATCTTCAACTAAAAACCATCACTG CTAAatgcatacgtacgtatgaatCGAGAAAGGATCATCGAGCTTCGAAGAAAACCTAA